A single window of Haliotis asinina isolate JCU_RB_2024 chromosome 5, JCU_Hal_asi_v2, whole genome shotgun sequence DNA harbors:
- the LOC137284434 gene encoding large ribosomal subunit protein uL16-like: MGRRPARCYRYCKNKPYPKSRFCRGVPDPKIRIFDLGRKKARVDEFPLCVHLISDEYEQLSSEALEAGRICANKYLVKVCGKDSFHLRVRLHPFHVIRINKMLSCAGADRLQTGMRGAWGKPQGTVARVNIGQPIMSVRSREQNEAAVIEALRRAKFKYPGRQKIVISKKWGFTKWPRDSYEDMCADGRLIADGVGVQYRPNRGPLSKWRKDQTNLRA, from the exons ATGGGGCGACGACCAGCCCGTTG CTACCGCTACTGTAAAAACAAGCCCTATCCTAAGTCACGGTTTTGCCGTGGTGTCCCAG ATCCAAAGATCCGAATCTTTGATTTGGGCAGGAAGAAGGCTCGTGTTGATGAGTTCCCTCTCTGCGTCCACTTGATCTCCGATGAGTATGAACAGCTGTCATCGGAAGCTCTGGAGGCTGGACGTATCTGCGCCAACAAGTACCTAGTGAAGGTCTGCGGCAAGGACTCTTTCCACTTGCGTGTGCGCTTACATCCTTTCCATGTTATCCGAATCAACAAGATGTTGTCATGTGCCGGTGCTGATCG ACTTCAGACCGGTATGCGTGGAGCTTGGGGTAAACCCCAAGGAACTGTGGCTCGTGTCAACATTGGACAGCCAATCATGTCAGTTCGTTCAAGAGAGCAGAACGAGGCTGCTGTGATTGAGGCTCTTAGGAGAGCCAAGTTCAAGTACCCTGGCAGACAGAAG ATCGTGATCTCCAAGAAGTGGGGATTCACCAAGTGGCCCCGAGACAGCTACGAGGACATGTGCGCCGATGGACGCCTGAttgctgatggtgttggtgtgCAGTACAGACCCAACAGGGGGCCCCTGAGCAAGTGGAGGAAGGACCAGACCAACCTCAGGGCCTAG
- the LOC137284435 gene encoding sorting nexin-29-like isoform X3: MSGDDCHFTERQNLLTRLLDAVKQCQVRFGGRSELATDADSRVSCLCAAWEAALQHGMRKNNKALTAIKQVTERAGLSKVTDFLNDIKNIDPEPVFWQYAKEVLTKHELQRFANLKTINTDAGRGRAWLRASFNEHSLERYMHMLIDSDDLLSQFYEEWAFLRDQERSSMLPMMSAGLGSILFAITIDRPELNRAHHVSNNVHVNNTTDPGTAADVQEEPHAVIAGDNGEIAESVKKKEKKKKKKIANIVSFDEDDADVFSESGLVTAKSRKSPHSSVSSDITSREDSIKDMSDNVEDKVGVQMRNGDPGDGVMSKGGNSTQSNKTTPVVSQASSDGLSRSSLGSFSSEDVELGEGAATLTPLSPGGHPIDLTPPSGRNSSQSQTVDSEVLGYAGEDVESAALALAMVQKGLNQSPRTQGDGGSIDEVLEQQGIGGQSMCHTTSPIALPSSPKTAAEKSDLKQAVVAMMLRKDEVEEQNKSVKAMLEHEMETSSMLRAEIEELKLQQQSRQEMDLAKIQALQKENELLKHQLRKYVNAVQLLRTEAVNKDANLGVSLEEPQPSIPPEKPMIDYSYEASEYEKKLIQVAEMHGELMEFNELLHRQLNCKETLLKQLRQELVDLRGPLPYHAEASIEDSIPGESEVLALPRTLVNIWIPSAFIRGTATDSHHVYQVFVRIRDEEWNVYRRYSQFHDLHVKLKKLYPLVSKFEFPPKKTIGSK; this comes from the exons ATGAGCG GTGATGATTGTCATTTCACGGAAAGACAGAATCTCCTTACTCGACTCCTTGATGCTGTTAAACAg TGTCAGGTGAGATTTGGCGGACGGTCAGAGCTAGCCACCGATGCAGACAGCAG GGTGTCCTGTCTGTGTGCAGCGTGGGAGGCGGCACTGCAACATGGCATGCGCAAGAACAACAAGGCTCTCACTGCCATCAA GCAGGTGACGGAGAGAGCAGGGCTGTCAAAAGTAACAGATTTCCTTAATGACATCAAGAATATTGATCCTGAGCCAG TCTTCTGGCAGTATGCTAAGGAGGTCCTGACTAAACATGAGCTACAACGTTTTGCCAACCTGAAGACCATCAACACCGATGCTGGACGAGGGCGGGCTTGGCTCCGTGCTTCATTCAATGAACATTCCCTGGAAAGATATATGCACATGCTCATCGATAGTGATGACTTGCTCAG TCAGTTTTATGAAGAGTGGGCATTCCTCCGTGATCAGGAGAGAAGCAGCATGCTGCCCATGATGTCGGCCG GTCTTGGTTCTATTTTGTTTGCCATCACCATTGACCGACCAGAGCTAAACAGAGCACACCATGTGTCTAACAATGTGCATGTAAACAACACTACAGATCCGGGGACAGCTGCTGATGTTCAAGAGGAGCCTCATGCTGTTATTGCTGGGGACAATG GAGAAATTGCAGAGAGTGTCAAAAAGaaggaaaaaaagaaaaagaagaagataGCTAACATTGTCAgctttgatgaagatgatgcaGATGTGTTCAGTGAATCAGGCTTGGTGACCGCCAAGTCCAGGAAGTCTCCCCACAGCTCTGTCAGTTCTGACATCACATCAAGGGAGGATTCCATTAAAGACATGTCTGACAATGTAGAGGACAAAGTTGGTGTTCAGATGAGAAATGGTGATCCAGGTGATGGAGTCAtgtcaaagggaggcaactctaccCAATCAAATAAGACCACTCCAGTTGTAAGTCAAGCATCTTCAGATGGACTGTCAAGGTCAAGTCTGGGGTCATTCAGTTCAGAAGATGTGGAATTAGG GGAGGGCGCAGCAACATTGACGCCCCTCTCGCCGGGAGGTCATCCTATTGATTTGACACCACCAAGTGGCAGGAATTCCTCCCAGAGTCAGACAG TGGATTCTGAAGTTCTGGGGTATGCGGGAGAGGATGTAGAATCGGCTGCCCTGGCTCTGGCAATGGTTCAGAAGGGGCTCAATCAAAG CCCCCGTACCCAAGGAGATGGTGGCAGCATTGATGAAGTGTTGGAACAGCAGGGAATCGGTGGGCAGAGTATGTGTCACACAACTAGTCCCATTGCCCTGCCCTCCAGCCCTAAGACAGCAGCTGAGAAGA GTGACTTGAAACAAGCTGTAGTTGCCATGATGCTAAGGAAGGATGAAGTTGAAGAACAAAACAA GTCAGTGAAGGCAATGTTGGAGCATGAAATGGAGACCTCATCGATGTTACGAGCGGAGATTGAGGAGCTGAAGCTGCAGCAGCAGTCCCGGCAGGAGATGGACCTTGCTAAGATACAAGCACTGCAGAA GGAGAATGAGCTGTTGAAGCACCAGTTACGGAAGTATGTGAATGCTGTTCAACTCCTGAGGACTGAGGCTGTAAACAAAGATG CTAACCTTGGAGTGAGCCTGGAGGAGCCCCAGCCATCTATCCCCCCGGAGAAACCCATGATTGACTACAGCTACGAGGCATCAGAGTATGAGAAGAAACTCATCCAG GTAGCAGAAATGCATGGTGAGCTGATGGAGTTTAATGAGCTGCTGCATCGACAACTCAACTGTAAGGAGACGCTGCTGAAGCAACTCCGCCAGGAGCTTGTGGACCTCCGTGGACCG CTGCCATATCATGCAGAGGCTTCTATTGAAGACTCCATACCAGGGGAGAGTGAAGT CCTTGCTTTACCTCGGACCCTGGTGAACATTTGGATCCCTTCAGCCTTTATCAGAGGAACTGCCACTGACTCACACCATGTGTACCAG